A genomic window from Pseudomonadota bacterium includes:
- a CDS encoding alpha-ketoacid dehydrogenase subunit beta, giving the protein MPPEAAHPGRILRYVDALKEAVIQEMERDPSVFLFGLDVDDPKGIQGSTLGLQQRFGRDRVFNTPLSEDAMSGMAIGAAMAGMRPIHVHIRMDFLMLCMNQLINMAAKAHYMYGGSVKVPMVVRSMIGKSWGQGAQHSQGLHAMFMHVPGLKVVAPSNAHDAKGCLIAAIRDDNPTIFVEHRLLYPTEAYTPEAPFTVPLGKGRVAMKGDDITMVGVSNMVVECLRSAELLAEVGIRAEVIDPISLVPLDVDTIIASARRTKRLLVVDNAWTCGGASAEIVARVFEEVGSEAGIAVKRMGFMPTTCPTTPALEALYYPNPGTIAETAHRMVKPKDKSWRPDPERAKLAYQSQFRGPF; this is encoded by the coding sequence ATGCCTCCTGAAGCGGCGCATCCCGGCCGCATCCTGCGCTATGTGGATGCGCTCAAGGAAGCGGTGATCCAAGAAATGGAGCGGGACCCTTCGGTCTTCCTGTTCGGGCTCGACGTGGACGATCCCAAGGGCATTCAAGGCTCGACCCTCGGATTGCAGCAGCGCTTCGGTCGCGATCGCGTATTCAACACGCCGCTCTCCGAAGACGCGATGTCGGGCATGGCGATCGGCGCGGCGATGGCCGGCATGCGGCCGATCCATGTGCACATCCGCATGGACTTCCTCATGCTGTGCATGAACCAGCTCATCAACATGGCCGCCAAGGCTCATTACATGTATGGCGGCTCGGTCAAGGTGCCGATGGTGGTGCGCAGCATGATCGGCAAATCCTGGGGCCAAGGCGCGCAGCACAGCCAGGGTCTGCATGCCATGTTCATGCATGTGCCGGGCCTCAAGGTCGTCGCACCGTCCAACGCCCATGACGCCAAGGGCTGCCTCATCGCAGCCATTCGAGACGACAACCCGACGATCTTCGTCGAGCACCGCCTCCTCTATCCGACCGAAGCCTATACGCCTGAGGCGCCCTTCACGGTGCCGCTCGGCAAGGGGCGGGTGGCAATGAAGGGCGACGACATAACCATGGTCGGCGTGTCCAACATGGTGGTCGAGTGCCTCAGATCGGCCGAGCTCCTGGCCGAGGTCGGCATTCGCGCCGAAGTGATCGATCCCATCAGCCTGGTGCCGCTCGACGTGGACACCATCATCGCCTCGGCGCGTCGCACGAAGCGCCTTCTGGTCGTCGACAATGCCTGGACCTGCGGCGGGGCCTCGGCTGAAATCGTCGCCCGGGTCTTCGAGGAGGTAGGGTCGGAGGCCGGGATCGCCGTCAAACGCATGGGCTTCATGCCGACGACCTGCCCGACGACGCCGGCGCTGGAAGCGCTCTATTACCCTAATCCCGGCACGATCGCCGAGACGGCACACCGCATGGTCAAGCCGAAGGAC